The proteins below are encoded in one region of Garra rufa chromosome 12, GarRuf1.0, whole genome shotgun sequence:
- the ihhb gene encoding indian hedgehog B protein: MRLSTAAALLTGFILAFSPAYDSCGPGRGYGKRRTPRKLTPLAYKQFSPNVAEKTLGASGRYEGKITRNSERFKELTPNYNPDIIFKDEENTGADRMMTQRCKDKLNSLAISVMNLWPGVRLRVTEGWDEDGHHSEESLHYEGRAVDITTSDRDRNKYAMLARLAVEAGFDWVYYESKGHIHCSVKSEHSVAAKTGGCFPGGALVAMKDGVQKPIRDLQTGDLVLASTESDGTGNLVYSEVLTFLDRSPITQKHFYMISTEDGAIVSLTAAHLLFVWVGNCSSGGQPKPGSGSLQTIFASDTQPGQCLLIVDEGELRKSVSRITRVEVREDQGAYAPLTSHGTLVVNGVMTSCYAAVNEQRLAHWAFAPLRLLYSWNGPDRIIKNGLHWYSQVLLSVGTLLLDSELFHPWALEDHER, encoded by the exons ATGAGACTCTCCACAGCGGCGGCGCTCCTCACCGGCTTCATCTTGGCTTTCTCGCCGGCGTACGACAGCTGTGGACCGGGCAGAGGTTACGGCAAGAGACGGACTCCAAGGAAACTCACGCCTCTCGCCTATAAGCAGTTCAGTCCGAACGTTGCCGAAAAAACGCTGGGAGCCAGTGGGAGATATGAGGGGAAGATAACCCGCAACTCCGAGCGCTTTAAAGAGCTCACGCCCAACTACAACCCAGACATCATCTTCAAGGATGAGGAGAACACAGGTGCGGACCGCATGATGACACAG CGTTGTAAGGATAAGCTGAACTCTCTGGCCATCTCCGTGATGAACCTGTGGCCTGGTGTTCGTTTGCGTGTGACGGAGGGCTGGGATGAAGACGGCCATCACTCTGAAGAGTCTCTGCATTATGAGGGCAGGGCGGTTGACATCACTACCTCGGACCGCGACCGGAACAAGTACGCCATGCTGGCCCGTCTGGCGGTGGAGGCCGGCTTCGACTGGGTCTACTATGAATCCAAAGGCCACATACACTGCAGTGTCAAATCAG AGCACTCAGTAGCAGCAAAGACGGGAGGCTGTTTTCCTGGAGGGGCTTTGGTGGCAATGAAGGACGGCGTGCAAAAACCAATCCGAGATTTACAAACAGGAGACCTTGTTCTGGCCTCAACAGAAAGTGACGGGACAGGCAACCTCGTCTACAGCGAAGTCCTCACCTTCCTGGACCGTAGCCCCATTACCCAGAAGCACTTTTACATGATCAGCACCGAGGATGGGGCTATCGTTTCCTTAACGGCAGCTCATTTACTTTTTGTCTGGGTTGGAAACTGCTCCAGCGGGGGCCAGCCAAAGCCTGGATCTGGATCTCTCCAGACAATATTTGCCAGTGATACCCAGCCAGGGCAGTGTTTGTTGATAGTCGATGAAGGGGAACTCAGGAAGAGTGTTTCACGGATCACTCGAGTGGAGGTGCGGGAGGACCAGGGGGCTTACGCCCCGCTTACTTCCCATGGGACTTTGGTGGTGAATGGTGTGATGACCTCATGCTACGCTGCGGTGAATGAACAACGGCTAGCTCACTGGGCATTTGCACCTCTACGCCTGTTGTACAGCTGGAACGGACCGGATCGGATCATTAAAAACGGCTTACACTGGTACTCTCAGGTCCTACTCAGTGTGGGAACACTACTGCTAGACTCAGAACTCTTCCACCCTTGGGCCTTAGAAGATCATGAAAGATGA